The Persephonella sp. KM09-Lau-8 nucleotide sequence TCCATGACCTCTAAGGTCTATTAAAAGAGTCGCGTATCCTTTTTCTCTTAATTCTTTAGCAAATTCAGACCAGATGATATGAGTTGTTCCAAATTGGTGGGCAAAAACAATTACAGGATATTTATCTCTCTTGACGTCAGAGTAATAAATATAACCTTTAAGAACAAAACCATCATTTGATTTTATTGTAACTTCTTTTGAATACACCATTCCAAAAATTATAAAAAATATAAGTAAGATATTTTTCATAATGAATAATCATAAGTATATTTAAGATATCTTGCAATATATCTTGCTTTTTCCAATTATTTATTTACCATATTAGTATCAAATAAGAAGAGGTTTAAAGTATGAGAATAACCGATTTAGATAGGGCTTTATCCCTTGCCACAGATAAAGAGTTATTTCCAATTATAGATAAGGTTCTCTCAGATAAAAGGCTTTCCTATGAAGATGGAGTAAAGCTATTTAAAACAAATGACCTGTTAACACTTGGAGTTCTGGCAAACTATAAAACAGAGAAGCTAAATGGAAAATATGCATATTTCGTGATTAACAGACAGATAAACCCTACAAATATATGTGCCCTTGATTGTAGTTTCTGTGCATTTGCCACAATGGACAAAAACGACCCTAAAGCCTATGAGATGAGTTATGAAGAAATCCTGTCTAAAGCAAGATATGCTGTAGAAAATGGTGCCTCCGAGGTTCATATTGTTGGTGGACTTCATCCTGACTGGAGTTTTGATATTTATCTGAATATGGTTTCTTTGCTGAAAAAAAATTTCCCACAACTTCATATAAAGGCCTTTACTGCCGTTGAAATAGATTATTTCTCAAGAATATCAGGCCTAAGTTATGAAGAAGTTCTGGAGAAACTGAAAGAAGCCGGTTTAGGCAGTCTTCCTGGTGGTGGTGCAGAAGTTTTCTCACCAAGGGTTAGAAGAATTATTGCTCCAACCAAGATAGGCTGGAAAAAATACCTTGAAATACACAAAATTGCCCACAGGCTTGGTCTTCATTCAACAACAACAATGCTTTACGGACATGTGGAAACAGTAGAGGAAAGGGTTGACCACATGATTAAGATAAGAGAGGCTCAGGATGAAACCGGAGGATTTACCTGTTTTATTCCGCTTGCATATCAACCTGAAAATAATGAACTGAATATAACAGACCACACCCACGGGGTTGACGACCTTAAAACCATAGCCGTTTCTAGATTAATGCTGGATAATGTTCCACATATCAAAGCATACTGGGTAATGATTGGAGAAAAGATTGCACAGGTTGCCCTTAATTTCGGTGCAGATGATATGGATGGGACGGTTATGGAAGAAAAAATCGCCCACTTTGCAGGGGCAAAATCACCTACACAGCAGCAGAAGGAAAAACTTATCAGATTAATTAAAGAAGCAGGAAAAATACCTGTTGAAAGGGATACACTTTATAATCATATAAAAGTTTATAATTAGTTAAAGTTTTAAAATTTTGCATCTGAACTTCTAAATTTTAAATAACCTAAAAAACTAAACGGAGTATTATGGACAAAAAATTTCCTGTAGAAAAGAGAACCCCTTTTCAGTATTTTCTTGCTTTTGTGGTTTTATTACTTGTTGCACTGGTATTTCTTGT carries:
- the mqnE gene encoding aminofutalosine synthase MqnE — encoded protein: MRITDLDRALSLATDKELFPIIDKVLSDKRLSYEDGVKLFKTNDLLTLGVLANYKTEKLNGKYAYFVINRQINPTNICALDCSFCAFATMDKNDPKAYEMSYEEILSKARYAVENGASEVHIVGGLHPDWSFDIYLNMVSLLKKNFPQLHIKAFTAVEIDYFSRISGLSYEEVLEKLKEAGLGSLPGGGAEVFSPRVRRIIAPTKIGWKKYLEIHKIAHRLGLHSTTTMLYGHVETVEERVDHMIKIREAQDETGGFTCFIPLAYQPENNELNITDHTHGVDDLKTIAVSRLMLDNVPHIKAYWVMIGEKIAQVALNFGADDMDGTVMEEKIAHFAGAKSPTQQQKEKLIRLIKEAGKIPVERDTLYNHIKVYN